aagtacaagtatcgtaaatatgatacaacctaatataattggcacatcaaattgttatgataatacctatttcaccatatcaatcaatagctacaaatattctatgtccatgtgacatggagagcatgaaatgtattcttaaaatttcctaacatatgaaaataactcaaatgaagaaaacacaaactagttAAGCTTAATGTGGTGATACTAGTCTTTTAGTACTCATAATTACTTGGTTGCTAGGTAAACTTTAATCATAATTTGGAATTTGAACTAATAATGCAATAGTAAcaaatttcaataaattaaaagcaattaaaaaaaaataaataaataaataaaattaaaagtttaacaagttacttaatacttacttttttctcCGACCTTTAGTTCGTCTCACCAACTCTGTTAAAAATAAAttgacaatattaattaaaataaaaattagaaaaattaacaaaccattgattaatgtgtaaaacAGTAAACATGATAAATAATCATCAAAaaccatcaccaccatcatcattatcatcgtagtcatcatcatcatcgtcattAGAAGACTTCTGACTTTGCgccctttcttggtctctttgcgaTATTATTTCCTTCATATTGCTAACTtcatcagtcaaggtatttatTTGGATCGTAAGTACTAATGTGGAGGAAGATGTTCCAACTAATCTTTGGGTTTTGCTCAAGGAACTCATCCCTAATATCCTTGAGCAAAACCCCTAACTATCGataccagcttgtgagcatgtttgggctaactcgagttgatcatatttttcctgttttataaaacacatacgatattgattagatataatagaaacacataatATTAAGATAGTAATGGTACgtaactaattaaatttaaaccatatattaagacaaaataaatattaattccagccttgactgcttttgctctcgccccacttcatgtgttatcttttttttCTAAAAGTGCGGGTGAAAATATCAATGAAAGAAAGCTCCTTCCCTAtctccttggtctaaaaaaatattatttcaaataatgaaataatttgatacatattaaaaatttgtgaaagagTGAAAAAATTACCATTCTCCGTCTATGCTCAACCATAttaatggagcctcccgcatatatagcacgtgagtcaccagaattgtgaaattgattcattctattcaggtcactCCTTTGCTTACACTCCTCCGTTACCCAAAATATAATGATCCTCTCCTAATTTTCTTCAATGATAAAGTTTGGCTTTCCCCCCGATTCTTGgcgtgacttaatacatgtctaatgtgatcgccacatttctttttaaatattcttcgtaTCTTCATTTCGTCATTCGAGTCCCAAGTATTTAAGCGCTGAAATGAAAATTTGTTTTGTTATATATTAACtgtaaaattgaagtaaactcaagaaaatatactttgaactcgctccaccaaagttgttttgtggccgatggagtgcttgaatatgtcatagaaccccccccccccccccccccccatggtttgttcacgattctatttatttctcGAACAACTTATACCAAATTTTCAAAtctgcattaaattacaaaataacgatgttaaataattaagataggactcaaaaataaaatattttatagtacttacgaatcaccGATGGGAACTAAAGGAGTtctatcattcctaaactcagcaaatgagttTCTTGCTGAGTCAGGAGGAACTGAGCGGATAGGTAACTACTCTAGGTATGGTACTTACGATGCGAATATGAAACCGATGCAGAAGGTAGATGAGATGGGTCCGACTGGTGAAggggtggcataggtacactAGCAGGGGAATATGATGCCGGTGGAGAAGACACATGGGATGGTCCTGCCTGATTAGGGGGTGGCATAGGTTCATGGATTTGTCTGGTCCTGTGACCGCCGTCTACGtccaccacgtcgaaatatatgctgaaaattccaataatttgataaaattaattACAGATATGATACATaacaaaggataattaaaaacttatCATTTTTATGTAAAGATTTTGGAAAAAGGGAGAGGGGGAATTTATGAAATGTCACCTCTGATGACCTGTAGAAACAAATACAATGTGTTAACAGATATAGTAAATCAAATTATAAGAGACAGTATATAcaataaattatgaaaaatttctttaaataagctaacaaaattTACTCATCAttaaaaatcaaagtcatcattgtcattattatcctcctcctcctcctcttcctcctcctcctcctccttatcatcatcatcaatttcacttctatccACGTTTATTACTACGCTGTTGGGATCTCataaagttggaataatatattcctcagtctgaaaggtgtttgcaactttctcttgttgatatgcaatatTTTCCTaacgtgcctcaattttttttcgtgctttggttttacaaacagcccaccaatcaatcttatcgcgTTTCAAACTCGGATATGGAGAATAGAATaacttgaattgcttgttgtgccaacacaaatggttcatatctcttataaaatctcttatgatttatttcaactaaattataatatgGATGCACTTTCATCCCTCTAACAGGATCAAACtagcgacacataaataatataacttgcatttgtggcggtgggtattctacttctataatttcacccaacaaaccataaaaatcattgcttgcacctccttcattagatgacgatacgcacaccccactattcatggtattctttCCCATTCTATAGTCttaagtatgaaaatta
The genomic region above belongs to Zingiber officinale cultivar Zhangliang chromosome 11A, Zo_v1.1, whole genome shotgun sequence and contains:
- the LOC122032050 gene encoding uncharacterized protein LOC122032050 isoform X1 → MEIREERRGKVFCPFCLQVGMGGFEKILFSHQSIYFDVVDVDGGHRTRQIHEPMPPPNQAGPSHVSSPPASYSPASVPMPPLHQSDPSHLPSASVSYSHQLVRRTKGRRKKQRRFEGEQNFCGRRR
- the LOC122032050 gene encoding uncharacterized protein LOC122032050 isoform X2 codes for the protein MEIREERRGKVFCPFCLQVGMGGFEKILFSHQSIYFDVVDVDGGHRTRQIHEPMPPPNQAGPSHVSSPPASYSPASVPMPPLHQSDPSHLPSASVSYSHHLKIWYKLFEK